In Labrus mixtus chromosome 9, fLabMix1.1, whole genome shotgun sequence, the DNA window tttatcagtaATCTACACACATATGATAAagatcttttccttttttttgcgcTTTTTGGGGGAATGAATGTATGCTGCCATGCTGAGCTCAATGTACTTCTATTCCAGTCCACTAGGTGTCGcccacacatttcttttttaatcctcAAATTTGAAGGGAAGAGTTCTAAATTGGAAGgttgtaaatgtatattttatctAGCCATTATGTTAATTATGTATTTCTTTATACTTGAAAGGGAAGTAGTTGACAGGAGACTTTTTTTGAAGGTATAGTCTCATGTTATGTTTGCACTGCCTTTTAAATTTTGCTTTACCTAAAGATGTCATCAATGAGTGACTGCAGACAAATGAAACAGTACATCTTAAATGAAATGCAGAGGTAATTTAGGATCAAGCCGTTTGGCCAGCACTTACAGGTCTGTCTTACAATCAGTATAGGTCATGCAATGATGTAGCTTTCAATTGATTTTCCATTTCATCTCGTCTTGATTATGCACGAACAAGTGGCTTAACAGTATGTGGAAGCCTTGAATAACAGAAAGAACTACTTGatttgctgtttattttttcttcagcaCCCTTCATACTGCTGCCAGGGTGCCTGGAATAACAACATCtaaaaaattaagattaaaaGATGTATTCAGAAGAGTGGTGCAAGCCTGTGAAAGGCTATACTAATGCACACAAATGCAGCCGCACACCATGGCCTGGCCCCATCATTATTATCAGGATAATGTGTTCCCTTTAGAGGTCCAGCTGGACACCTTTTGTCATGAAAAGCTGCAGGATTTTGTTCATTTGCTTTTATCCTGAAATCTATCTTCTGTTACTAAAGGTGTGATGAGTCTTGTGGTTACATCAGCATATTAGAGCTGCCCGTTTTGATCTGAGCTTTGCTGTCTTTGTTCtatttgaaacaaaatgtattcgTCGGCACATGGGCTCATGAATATACATACAGCATCATGGACAGGGACATGCAAGCGCACAAATATGTGCATAATCACTTGTGGTTTACAGTCAATGGAGAAATTAAATGTCCTCTGATAATGAAAGTAAGCCATTCTTACTGGGCTTTGAAATAGCTTTTCATCTATTCGGATCTTCCGCTCTCTTTCAGTCATACAGTCTGACCGTCGTGTTTCAGTTCTCCTCCAGTGTAGCAGAGGAGCCTGGAAGCTTATTAAACCCTTGGGAGAAAGATCTAATCTGTGTGCATACAGTGCATGTGTATGAGTCTATCTGTAGGGAATAGGTATCCTATGAGTTGAATAGAGCTGATGTATGATGCTATCCAGCTCAAATTAATGACTTCCTTTCTCCTGCCTGGTCAAGCCTTCTCACTAATGTCCCTGTTCACACCAACCTGTTGAGCTGGTATTCCCAGTAGAGGAAGGTGTCTATATTGTTAGAAAGCTCTTATCTAGCCTATTCTAGTGTGTCTTGTCAGGACCTGCAGTGGTCCATTAAAGGTGGCTAACAGAGCAATGGCTTCTTTAAGTCAATGAAGTAGGGAGAGTGAATAGAGCTCTGCCAGGAATCATACATGGTGTATCTTGTTCAGACTGTAAAGTCCCAAAAGATCATTTTGGAATATGAAAATTCACTCAAATTTACTTAACAAGAATAAACCTATGATATTTGATTATGATGTGTGTTTTAACCTATATCTATTTAATTCTTGACTGAGTCCATTTGAAATTGttgccaaaaataaaaaacacttccaCATCCAATTTCCTCAAGTGTTCAGCTGAACTCATCTGACCAAACCATCTGCCGGACCTGCTCTCAACCATGAAGTGGATGAGTGGACTGgggaaacacacacgcacacaaacacacacgcacacaaacacaaacacacacgcacacacacacacacacacacgcacacacagaaacagaaacacacacacacacacacacacacacacacacacacacaaacatgtccataaaaaaataaaaaatacatataaatcAATATgatatgcaaacaaacaaatgtatacaTGAATACAGAACAGAATTAATGTATTTACACGAAATTAGGGACCAACTCGGTTAGAAGTGGCGTCCCCATGATAAGATATAATTTTCCATGTATCGTTGAGTGCTATAATCAACAATTTGTTTGTGCACTGCTGACCTTTAGGGCAAGTAATAATCAGTGTTTTCAATAGAACCCTGGTATAATACAATTTTAAAGCCAGGTTTCAATCTGATAACACTATAGTACACACTTTAGCTTCAATATTTGATCAAGCTGaatgttttttctcctttcataCCCAGTGAATTAGACTATGTAGATAAGGAACAGTGCAGGTAAGAGCCCTGCACCACTTAAGACattaggtttctttttttttctctccatagCAACCGTCTCTTAGAAACCATTAAGAGTGTCTGTTGTATTGATATTACTCCATGCCCCCTCAGCTCCCTCATACGTACCCTTCCTCACCTACACCATCACgcacatcctctctctctctctctctctcttgctgtagctctttcttttgtctgtttgtttctgagcATGTGAGTCAGCTGCATCCTCAGCACCTGGGATTTATCCTTCAGTTTCCAGAGGGGGTAGCTGCATCGCTGACTCTGTGAGTTTTACACATTTGTTGCTGTTGATTTTTgtcaattaaataattattgcTTTATAAACTCTGTAAAGTTATGctttatatctatatatatatatatatatatatatatatatacgtgtgttactctacgtttTGCATCAATACtcctttgcctttttgtttcctttttactAGAAATTTCCGAAAAGTAAAAAGtttgttatttacattttgttcaatTGCAAATCATAAtctgatgctgtttttttaatctctccgTAGGTCATGACTTAGTGTTTTTATCAAGCATGTGTGCACTATCTTCTTGAATGAGAAAAAATATTATGTTTTCACCTCATCCATTTCTTTAGTGGCACCTCAGGAAAACACCCTGGTTACCGGCTCTGCAGGTTTGCTGATTGGGGCTCTATAAGCCAGAATCTCTGCAGGTGCattagagaggagagggaggtcaACATgggctccagctcctcctcctacGCCCCTAAAACCATTTACCTGGATGTAGATGGGAAAATACAAAAGGTGGGTCCAGTTCCAGGGTTTATTTAAAGAGATTTgtaatactaaaaaaaaaaaaaaacattttttatcatttattgtaAAATTATGTTCCCTCCTATTGTCAGTGAAGCATTTTGgcagaaacatatttttacaaTGTGTTTTCTGCTGAGTAGAATGGACATGTTGGATGTAGAAGAATATAGTTAACTTCACATAAATTCATAGTCTCGTAAATCTGAATATGATTAAGAACAAATGCAATGATTTcaattactttatttttttttttaccttgcaattaaacatttttacaaagttatatgatgaaaataaacatttgatattttacatttgctatcaaacacaaaattaaaatatttggcAATACGACAATCCGATGAAATGCATTctccagtttgataaaaaatatatttttattaatggGTTTATTTTAAAACCATCTCTACACAATTTTAACCACAGCAAATAATAAGTCCAGTTTGTAAGAACCCTTCTTATCACATGGCAGGTTTTCCCAGTGGACACACCTCACCTGCGAAGGTGCTTCAATTAGAAGCTGATGCAGAGCAGGTTGTGTTATAGGTGTTTCTGACATAATCAAACACCTGTTGTCAACAGCTTTAACTGTGGTGTTAAAGCTCTGGAGtatatgtgtgaaaatatgaatCAAGATCTATTTCTATCTTTACACGTTAATCAAGTTAAGACTTAAATCAGTGAtgatatagaaaaaaaacatgaacagaataATATGTCGGCTACTTATGTGAGCTTTTCAATCATAATGAGAGTAGAGGAACAGCTTTGAGAACATTTTAACAGTTGTCACAAATGGTTTAAAGCTTGAGTCTCATGTTTCAGCGTTCCTAACATTCAGAGAAATGGAGCACTTGTTGATCTGGTGATGTAGAGTGCGGTTCAAGTACAAAGCTGGAGATGACACATGTCTATTCAAGAGCCCCGAGCCCACGGCCTGAGGCTGAATGTTTGTCTGCTACACCTGCTCAGCTTGAGATGAAAGATCACAGTTTGTGAACAGGATTTCTGGGCTAGCACAGACTCCATGGGTAGATTTGATACTCTCTTGAGATATACTGTAATAAACAAGGCCTCTAAACTGGGCTGATTGCATAACAGGCATGGATAATTTTGCTCACAGTCCAGctgtccttctcttcttcttattGCTCTCTCTGACCTTACTGGTCAAGAGGGTGGTTCCTCTGTAGAgacggtcgtctctcaactggaaggttgggggttcaatcccctgCTCCTGACGTCACATGTTGAAGTATACTTATGCAATACaatgaaccccaaattgctccatCTGCATAGTCAGCAGCGAGAGAATGCATTTGAAATAGTAATAGTTGGGCACTTGTCGTAGCAGCCTCTATGTATAGGACACTACAAACACATTGTGTGTGTACGTGGTGTAAATGAGTTAATGTGAAATAGTGTAAAAAGCGTTTTAGGTGGTCAGAAGACTACGTATAAAGCGCTATACAAGTCCAACTCATTTACCATTCAACCATAATAAGGAACCGACTTTACATTCCCATGTGACACATTTGTCTGCAAGAGACATGAAATTTGATATCCTTTCCACGCTGACAGAACACAGAGGCCTTAAAGCAAAAgcacagcagctgtttgtgtgcaggtgtgCTTCTGCAAAACATGGAAACAGATAGCTCTGTTAGCAATTTGTGGGTCAcggtttgttttaatttaaaaaatgtctctgatCAGTGAATTAACCCTCAATCAATGAAAATCTTGTGCTTCTGCAGTtatttcattaaagttaaaaagataaatgaagGGAGCATTAGACTTGTTGCAGAGCAGGTTGAGAACCGTTTTGATTCCGCAGGTGGTGTTCAGTCGGCACTGCAGCCCATGTGACATCAAGGAGCTTCTGTGTTCCTCCTCCAACATACCCAGGTTGGtagtttttttcctcccttttttgtttttgtacatctATTAAGATTTATTCATATGCGATTACATCAGTCCCTATCTATGGCCATGGGAAGATTCTGCAAAGCAACCACTATTGTGCATTCACACTTAACCTGCATGTCATTAACCGTGCTAATGCAGACGAGGATAAGTGATGAGTGAACTCAGCTGCCCTTCAGTCGCATTACTTTTAATGCCAATGCAATGTTGGTATACTTGTCTAGAATATAAGGCTAATAAATGCACATATAAAGTTTAATATATAAGCCAAATTAAAGGGTGTAAAAAGTAAAAGGGTGCTATTTTTAAGAACTGCTGTCATAGCATAAATGCATGCTAAATTTCGATTTAACTTCAATGTCATATTGAACCTTCTCTTACCTCTCAGAAATAGTTGGAATGCACTTCATTTTCACTAgactcaaacattttcattgataGTATATAAAGCATAAAAGAGAGTTATAAGAACGTACTGTCTTTCCTCTTcatatattttgtttcttttactcTCAATTCAGGAACACTGCTATCATGATGGTGGACCCAGAAGGGGCCTTGGTCTCCATTGATCCCACCATGCCCACCAACTCCCCAAAGTAACAAATGATGACGTTGGTTTTTGTAGTGATTATCACATTGTATGATTTCTGTCATCTTAGCTTTTTCAAACCTTCCCCTCATGTTACTGTTTTCCCCCAATAAATTTAATAAACTTAGGTCATGATTATTTAATGACATATCACTCTCACCTGAATAATAATTTAGAAGCTGTTTGAGATCTTTATGTACtaaataataaaagcaaaacgTGATGTTTGAGGTGAAAACGGTCTGTCAAATGTAAATTTCTGCAGAGGCAATGTACAGAAAGTGTTCAGCTGATAAGTCATcatttctcctctgctctcacaGCTCTTTGTACAAAGTTGTCCCTCTGTCTACTGGTAATCTTGGAGGTAAATTGAGagcaacagttttatttttctgtagtCCACCGACACAAACAGATCAtgtacaacaacaaatataaaagtgtAATTGCTGATGATAACCTGGATTTAATTATCTCTGCAGATAAGGAGGACATGTTTCAGAACGTGCTCTCCCAGGTGGCTGATCAGTTCAGCAGGTAACACCTCTGTTGTTTATgttatgttgtgttatgttATTGCTGAAGCCTGCCCGCCCTTCTACTCTCACAcatacctcacacacacatacctggcAGCACTGACTCTCAATGATAATACATGCTGCTACCCACAGAGGCACGTTAAATCAGGCAATACGATCTTTCACCATTTTGTCGGCCCCATTACAGTCTTATGTTGTCCTTAAATTGCCAGTGGCCCATATGAAATCTTTGTCATTCATTCCCACCCCCTTCCTAATCACACTTTCTGATCACAGAGCTTTTCGCATCAACGAATTGAAGACTGAGGTCACCAACAGGCTAGCAATGCTGGAGAAGAGAGTCGAACGTGAGTGGTACAATTTCCTGTACAATTTTTAAACATCCATAAAATAAGAAATTCAGCTAATGGAAAAAGATTCTGTAAgccagtgattcccaaagtATGGTGTGGGATCCCTTGTGGTGGCCTGAAGTTATGACGGGGTGgcttaacaaaaaaacaatcattgaTATTGCAAAACATGGACGTTTTTCACTGCTAGCAAAGCATGGACATTTTTGTGAGAGGACTTCCAGGTAAATGTAAGGCTAAAAACCAGTAGTAAAAGTTGGTGAACCACTGCCTTAGCTTTCTTGTTGTCCTCTAACAGTGGAGGGTTTGAAGGTGGTCGAGATCGAGAGGTGTAAAAATGAACTGAAGAAGCTTCGAGATGAGATGACTTCAAGAGGTGGTGGCAGGTGAATAAAAAAGTTATAGATATATAAGTGAAATGGTACAGGAAAACAAATCATTGATTTTGTTGATTgaattttcttctcttttaaatTCAGAGTAAACTGTCCATGCAAATACAACTTCTCAGACGACGGAAAGAAGGTCACTCCTAGACGAGATGTCCCCAATTACCCAAAGGTATGTCCACCAGGACTAATACCTTAATTACTGTTCGATAAAGTTAACTTCATTCATCTGTACAGAGTCTTTTGAAGTTCTGATGGCCTTCTTTATTGGCATTACAGTACACACTGTCTCAGGAGACTATCGAGGCACTCAAGAAGCCAACATTTGATGTCTGGCACTGGGAACATAACGAGGTTTGCTGATATTGCCTCTAAAAAACTCAATCAGCTGTTTCCATTCCATGTTAACCCAAGAGAGTCTACAGTTCTTGGCTCTTCTTTTGTGGCTGCAGATGCTGAGTTGTTTGGAGTACATGTACCATGACTTGGGACTGGTGAAGGAATTCAACATGAACCCCATTACGCTCAAACGCTGGCTGGTGAAGCATACTTTATTTGTACACTGCTTTGTTGGCTGAATCTACTTCACTTTGAAAAGTCACTCACTCAATGAAAATTCTTCTCTCTTTAGTTGGCAATTCAGGAAAACTACCGTATCAACCCTTTTCACAACTTCCGTCATTGTTTCTGCGTCAGTCAGATGATGTATGGGATGATCCACCTCTGCGACCTACAGGTACAGTGCAAGCTTTTTGATAAGGGTTCATGCATGCATGTCAAGTTCATTACACGAGGGAATGATCCTCCATGTTCACCACAGAAAACTGTCAGAAATCCACCCACAAAATGACACAGTCATACTTCTGTAGAatcaaataatacatttttcacaCTAATAGTCTTTCCGTTTGTATTACGGTAATTTACATTTATCATGTTTCCAGGAGAAGCTGACTCTCACAGATATGGGCATCCTAATGACAGCTGCGGTGTGTCATGACCTGGACCACCCTGGCTACAATAACACGTAAGACTCACTGTCCTTTCTGTAGAGGTGTTGAAAGAAAGGGTAATGCGGATGCCCATTGACCCCAGTCTGTTTTGACATCTTCTGCACAACACTGATGTCAGTGAACTGTGAAACTAGTTCAGCATGAAGAGAGTGTAGGTATGAAAACATTCAGATTATCAccatgtttttgtcaaaggtTTCAGACAGGCGAGGATTGTCAGGTAAGCTTTATATGAATTAACTGTCCATCCATGCATTCACCTgtgtcatccatccatcagttaCCAAATCAATGCCCGCACAGAGCTGGCAGTGCGCTACAACGACATATCCCCCCTGGAGAACCACCACTGTGCCGTGGCCTTCCAGATCCTCTCTCTGCCGGAGTGCAACATCTTTGCAAATGTGGATCCAGAGGCGTTTAAACAGATCCGACAGGTGAGATGAAAAGCTCTAGTATTTACATGTAACTTTGAAGACTATGTGGGTTATATCACATAAATTAAGTCACATTAATTAAatctcagctgttttttttatatatatttccaGGCGATTATCACCCTCATTCTGGCCACAGACATGGCCAGACACGGGGAGATACTAGACTCCTTCAAGCACAAAGTGGACAACTTTGACTTCACCAATGAAGAGCATGTGACTTGTGTACGTATACATTATGGCTGATAAGATCAGCTGTTTACTG includes these proteins:
- the pde9ac gene encoding high affinity cGMP-specific 3',5'-cyclic phosphodiesterase 9A isoform X2; translated protein: MGSSSSSYAPKTIYLDVDGKIQKVVFSRHCSPCDIKELLCSSSNIPRNTAIMMVDPEGALVSIDPTMPTNSPNSLYKVVPLSTGNLGDKEDMFQNVLSQVADQFSRAFRINELKTEVTNRLAMLEKRVELEGLKVVEIERCKNELKKLRDEMTSRGGGRVNCPCKYNFSDDGKKVTPRRDVPNYPKYTLSQETIEALKKPTFDVWHWEHNEMLSCLEYMYHDLGLVKEFNMNPITLKRWLLAIQENYRINPFHNFRHCFCVSQMMYGMIHLCDLQEKLTLTDMGILMTAAVCHDLDHPGYNNTYQINARTELAVRYNDISPLENHHCAVAFQILSLPECNIFANVDPEAFKQIRQAIITLILATDMARHGEILDSFKHKVDNFDFTNEEHVTCLKMVLIKCCDISNEVRPTDVAEPWVDCLLEEYFMQSDREKSEGLPVAPFMDRDKVTKPTAQIGFIKFVLIPMFETVMKLFPQIEEIMVQPLRDSRDHYEELKQIDDAMTEGSSFVFKLRADFKKPD
- the pde9ac gene encoding high affinity cGMP-specific 3',5'-cyclic phosphodiesterase 9A isoform X1, producing the protein MGSSSSSYAPKTIYLDVDGKIQKVVFSRHCSPCDIKELLCSSSNIPRNTAIMMVDPEGALVSIDPTMPTNSPNSLYKVVPLSTGNLGDKEDMFQNVLSQVADQFSRAFRINELKTEVTNRLAMLEKRVELEGLKVVEIERCKNELKKLRDEMTSRGGGRVNCPCKYNFSDDGKKVTPRRDVPNYPKYTLSQETIEALKKPTFDVWHWEHNEMLSCLEYMYHDLGLVKEFNMNPITLKRWLLAIQENYRINPFHNFRHCFCVSQMMYGMIHLCDLQEKLTLTDMGILMTAAVCHDLDHPGYNNTYQINARTELAVRYNDISPLENHHCAVAFQILSLPECNIFANVDPEAFKQIRQAIITLILATDMARHGEILDSFKHKVDNFDFTNEEHVTCLKMVLIKCCDISNEVRPTDVAEPWVDCLLEEYFMQSDREKSEGLPVAPFMDRDKVTKPTAQIGFIKFVLIPMFETVMKLFPQIEEIMVQPLRDSRDHYEELKQIDDAMTEAQKKKTENMSLGGKKK
- the pde9ac gene encoding high affinity cGMP-specific 3',5'-cyclic phosphodiesterase 9A isoform X3, yielding MGSSSSSYAPKTIYLDVDGKIQKVVFSRHCSPCDIKELLCSSSNIPRNTAIMMVDPEGALVSIDPTMPTNSPNSLYKVVPLSTGNLGDKEDMFQNVLSQVADQFSRAFRINELKTEVTNRLAMLEKRVELEGLKVVEIERCKNELKKLRDEMTSRGGGRVNCPCKYNFSDDGKKVTPRRDVPNYPKYTLSQETIEALKKPTFDVWHWEHNEMLSCLEYMYHDLGLVKEFNMNPITLKRWLLAIQENYRINPFHNFRHCFCVSQMMYGMIHLCDLQEKLTLTDMGILMTAAVCHDLDHPGYNNTYQINARTELAVRYNDISPLENHHCAVAFQILSLPECNIFANVDPEAFKQIRQAIITLILATDMARHGEILDSFKHKVDNFDFTNEEHVTCLKMVLIKCCDISNEVRPTDVAEPWVDCLLEEYFMQSDREKSEGLPVAPFMDRDKVTKPTAQIGFIKFVLIPMFETVMKLFPQIEEIMVQPLRDSRDHYEELKQIDDAMTEKKKTENMSLGGKKK